The window ACGCACCGGAAGCCCACTCGAACTGCTGCGCAACCAGAACTGGCCAGCATTCACGTTCCCGGTCGCCCCCGAGTTCACGAACTGGCGCGATGAGCAGCGCGCCTGGAACACGACGGTCGCGTTGATGGACCAGTCCCATCACATGACGCAGCTGTTCCTGGGTGGCAGCGACCTCATCGAGGTGCTCTCCTCGATCTCGCCCAACACCTTCGCCACCTTCCGCCCGGGCGTGGCCAAGCAGCTCATCAGCGTCAACGAGTCCGGCTACCTCGTGGGCGACGGCATCCTGTTCTACAACGAGGACGCCCCCGAGGGCCTCGTGCTCATCGGCCACCACATCCTCATCGACTGGGTGCGCTTCACCCTCGAGAAGGCCGCGGCGCAGGGCAAGGACGTGCACCAACGCCTGGAACCGAACTCGCACATGCGCCAGGGCCCGCCCACGTTCTACCGCTACGAGCTGCAGGGCCCCGAGGCCGACCGCGTGATGGAGAAGCTGTTCGGCGGCCCGGCGCCCGACATCAAGTTCTTCCACATCGGCGACGTCACCATCGGCGGCCGCGCGGTGAAGGCCCTGCGTCACGGCATGGCCGGACAGCCGGGCTTCGAGTTCTTCGGCCCGTGGGTGGACAACGAGCACGTGCTGCGGACGATTCTGGATGCAGGCGAGGAGTTCGGCATCCGCCGTGTCGGCGCGAAGGCCTACTCGGCCACGCCCCTCGAGTCGGGCTGGGTGCCCACGCCGTTCCCCGCCGTCTTCGACGACGACATGGCCGAGTACCGGTCGTGGCTGCCCGCCGAGCGGATCGGTTCGGTGGCGGGCTCTCTCACCTCGGACGACGTGCGCGACTTCTACCTCACGCCGTATGACATCGGGCTCGGCCGTTCGGTGCGCTTCGACCACGACTTCCACGGCCGCGAGGCGCTGGAGCGGCACGCGGAGAACCCCCGCCGACGCAAGGTGACCCTGCTCTGGAACGCGGACGACGTGGCCACCGTCGTGCGCTCGCAGCTCGAGCCCGGCACCCCCGCGAAGTTCCTCGACTTCCCCAAGGCGCGCTACGGGCTGTACCAGATGGATGAGGTGCGCCGCGGCGGCGAGCGCGTCGGCATCTCGACGGATGCGGGCTACATCGCCTACGACCAGCTGTACATGTCGCTCGCGACCCTCGACGCCGACATCCCCGACGGCGACGAGGTCGAGATCGTGTGGGGCGAGGATCCGATCTCGTCCAAGGACTCCGTCGATCAGAACCACCGCCAGGTGATCGTGCGAGCGACAGTGGCCCCGGCTCCGTACCACGAGTGGGCGCGCACGGTCTATCGCGCCTGAGCGCCCGGCGGCGCCGGCATAACTCAGCCAGAACCGCGCTGCGGACCCGACGGGGTCCCGCGGCGTCGGGTTCTGGCTGAGTTGTGCGCCCGGCGCGGGGTAGGGTCCCGGTAGCGGGAGGAGTCGCGATGGCGCGAGGATCGGCCGGCGAGTCGGCACTGCATCGGCACCTGAGGGTGCTCGACGCCTTCGACGCCCTGCATCCGTTCCTCACACTGGGTGAGATCGCCGGCACCGCCCGCATCCCGGTGTCCACGGCGCACCGGCTGGTCGCGGAGCTGACGCAGGAGGGGCTGCTCGAGCGGCTGCCGGATCGCACGTACCGCCTCGGCGTGCGGCTGTGGGAGTACGCCTCACGCACCCCCGGCGCGCTCGGACTGCGCGAGGTCGCCCGTCCGTGGCTCGCTGCGGCGCACGCCCGCATCCGTCAGCACGTGCAGCTCGGGGTCCGCGCCGAGCTCGACGTGCTGTTCATCGAACGGATGTCGGCGCCGGATGCGGTCGTCAACGCGACGCTCATCGGCGGTCGCATCCCGCTCCATGCCTCCTCGAACGGCCTCGTGCTGCTCGCGCACGCGCCCGCCGGCGTCGTGGACGAGGTGCTGCGCAGCCCGATGCGCGCGTACACGCCGTTCACCATCACGGATCCGCGGGCCCTCCGTGCCGAACTCGCCCGCATCCGCTCCGAGGGGTTCGCCGTGGCATCCGGCCACATCCACCTCGAGTCGCGGGGCATGGCTGTTGCGGTACGGGGTCCCGAAGGCGAGGTGTACGCCGCTCTCGGAGCCGTCGTGCCCAACGACGGCTCGCCGGCCGCGGCCGTTCTCGAGACCCTGCGCGTGGCGTCGGCCGGGATCACCCGTGCGCTGCGCGCCCTGTACGGTTCCGGCCTCGACGACGCGGCCGTCGTCCACGGTCCGCGCCCGGATGCGGGCGTGTCGGCGAAGTCGTGGGCATACATCGCCGACCTCGCCGAGCGCGCGGATGCAGCACCGAAGGTCCGCACATGACGCGCATCGCCGTCATCGGGCTCGGCGAAGCGGGGCGCCGCTATGCCGTGGACCTCTCCCGGGCGGGCGCGGACGTCCGCGGCTACGATCCGGACCCGCGCGCGGACGCCCCCGCTGTCCCCCGCGTGGACACTCTCGCCGAGGCCGTGTCCGCCGCCGAGGTGACCATCAGCCTCGTGGGGACGCACGCCGCCGTGCCCGTGGCCGAACAGGTGGCGCCACTGCTGGACGCGGGTGCGCTGTACGCCGACTTCAACACGGCGGCACCCGAGGTGAAGTCCGCCGTCGAGCAGGTCGCCGCGCGCGCCGGCGTGTGCGTGGCGGACGTGGCCGTGCTCGCACCGGTCACGCGCGCCGGCGCCCGCACGCCGCTGCTCGCGAGCGGTCCGGGCGCGGCCCGCCTCGCCGCACTGCTGCGGCCGTTCGGCGTTCCGATGGATGCGATCGACGCGCCCGTGGGCGCGGCCGCGCGGCTGAAGATCGTGCGGAGCGTCTTCATGAAGGGCCTCGCGACCCTCCTCATGGAGACGCTCACGGCGGCGGATGCGGCGGATGCGGGCGACTGGATGCGGGGGCAGCTCACCGCGGAGTTGGGGCCAGACGCCCCGGCCCTCGTCGAGCGCCTGATCACGGGGACCCATGCGCATCGCACGCGCCGCGAGCAGGAGGTGCGCGATGCGCTGGGCCTGCTGGGTGAGCTCGGCAC is drawn from Microbacterium binotii and contains these coding sequences:
- a CDS encoding aminomethyl transferase family protein; amino-acid sequence: MTSESLAAAIERTGSPLELLRNQNWPAFTFPVAPEFTNWRDEQRAWNTTVALMDQSHHMTQLFLGGSDLIEVLSSISPNTFATFRPGVAKQLISVNESGYLVGDGILFYNEDAPEGLVLIGHHILIDWVRFTLEKAAAQGKDVHQRLEPNSHMRQGPPTFYRYELQGPEADRVMEKLFGGPAPDIKFFHIGDVTIGGRAVKALRHGMAGQPGFEFFGPWVDNEHVLRTILDAGEEFGIRRVGAKAYSATPLESGWVPTPFPAVFDDDMAEYRSWLPAERIGSVAGSLTSDDVRDFYLTPYDIGLGRSVRFDHDFHGREALERHAENPRRRKVTLLWNADDVATVVRSQLEPGTPAKFLDFPKARYGLYQMDEVRRGGERVGISTDAGYIAYDQLYMSLATLDADIPDGDEVEIVWGEDPISSKDSVDQNHRQVIVRATVAPAPYHEWARTVYRA
- a CDS encoding IclR family transcriptional regulator, with product MARGSAGESALHRHLRVLDAFDALHPFLTLGEIAGTARIPVSTAHRLVAELTQEGLLERLPDRTYRLGVRLWEYASRTPGALGLREVARPWLAAAHARIRQHVQLGVRAELDVLFIERMSAPDAVVNATLIGGRIPLHASSNGLVLLAHAPAGVVDEVLRSPMRAYTPFTITDPRALRAELARIRSEGFAVASGHIHLESRGMAVAVRGPEGEVYAALGAVVPNDGSPAAAVLETLRVASAGITRALRALYGSGLDDAAVVHGPRPDAGVSAKSWAYIADLAERADAAPKVRT
- a CDS encoding NAD(P)-dependent oxidoreductase, which translates into the protein MTRIAVIGLGEAGRRYAVDLSRAGADVRGYDPDPRADAPAVPRVDTLAEAVSAAEVTISLVGTHAAVPVAEQVAPLLDAGALYADFNTAAPEVKSAVEQVAARAGVCVADVAVLAPVTRAGARTPLLASGPGAARLAALLRPFGVPMDAIDAPVGAAARLKIVRSVFMKGLATLLMETLTAADAADAGDWMRGQLTAELGPDAPALVERLITGTHAHRTRREQEVRDALGLLGELGTPDDMTRGTLAWFERLGREA